In one window of Chryseobacterium sp. JV274 DNA:
- a CDS encoding flagellar motor protein MotB: MKLGLLLLATTLPIAAFAQNSSTTVNSSTEYPNTFSSGSANVQTFDNKARRFRDWSISVGGGPAFMVHSDLKSIRKDKTNWGYNAYVSVDKQITHAFALSVMYMRGETKQTAQLPGAAGVKSGVATATTQFDNISLLGDINFSNLFRRVDNHSPYRWAFHGYMGIGVQGFRTSLHDNDEFRWSNTPRRAPLFIKQDIDINSIFYQGGLGIKYNVSKLIDVEARTMYIISGDDEFDGGGWADPNDYDPSTPGSKYNMLNPRRSDNAWTVSLGVSFKLGKQLSHLAWHDPLQEAYYRTSVLENASTDLVVCEKGDADNDGVCDDWDRQLDTPAGARVDGAGVALDMDLDGVIDLYDKCVTVPGPVENNGCPIK, translated from the coding sequence ATGAAATTAGGTTTATTATTATTGGCTACGACATTGCCAATTGCAGCTTTCGCACAGAACAGCAGCACTACAGTAAACTCTTCCACAGAGTATCCTAATACATTCTCCTCAGGCTCCGCTAATGTACAAACTTTCGACAATAAAGCCAGACGCTTTAGAGACTGGTCTATTTCTGTCGGAGGTGGTCCTGCATTTATGGTTCACTCCGATTTAAAATCTATCCGTAAGGATAAGACCAATTGGGGGTACAATGCCTATGTAAGCGTAGACAAACAAATCACACATGCATTCGCTCTAAGCGTAATGTATATGAGAGGAGAAACGAAACAGACAGCACAGCTTCCCGGTGCTGCAGGAGTAAAATCAGGAGTAGCAACTGCAACAACACAGTTTGACAACATCTCTTTATTAGGAGATATCAACTTCTCGAACTTATTCAGAAGAGTAGACAACCACTCCCCTTACAGATGGGCATTCCATGGATATATGGGAATTGGAGTTCAGGGATTCAGAACGTCATTACATGATAATGATGAGTTCAGATGGAGTAATACTCCAAGAAGAGCCCCTTTATTCATTAAACAAGATATCGATATCAATTCTATCTTTTATCAGGGAGGTCTAGGAATAAAATATAATGTTTCAAAACTTATTGATGTTGAAGCAAGAACCATGTATATCATCAGTGGTGATGATGAATTTGATGGTGGCGGATGGGCTGATCCTAATGACTATGATCCTTCCACACCAGGTTCAAAATATAACATGCTAAACCCTAGAAGATCAGATAATGCCTGGACAGTAAGTTTAGGAGTATCTTTCAAATTAGGAAAGCAGTTATCTCACCTTGCATGGCATGACCCACTTCAGGAAGCTTACTACAGAACAAGTGTTCTTGAAAATGCATCAACAGATCTTGTTGTTTGCGAAAAAGGAGATGCTGATAATGATGGAGTATGTGATGATTGGGACAGACAGCTTGACACTCCTGCAGGAGCAAGAGTAGATGGTGCCGGAGTTGCTTTAGACATGGATCTTGACGGAGTTATTGACCTTTATGACAAGTGTGTAACTGTACCAGGACCTGTTGAAAATAACGGATGTCCAATCAAATAA
- the folK gene encoding 2-amino-4-hydroxy-6-hydroxymethyldihydropteridine diphosphokinase: MSQHKVVLLLGSNLGEQKKNVELALKRLKDAGNNISQTSEYLMSEPVEFASSNIFCNIAAIIFTPLSPIQLLDCIKNIEVEMGRINDSKVSGGYTDRIIDIDIIKYNELNFQSERLEIPHKKHLFERDFSRVLLKDFI, translated from the coding sequence ATGTCGCAGCATAAGGTCGTTTTGTTACTAGGAAGTAACTTAGGAGAGCAAAAAAAAAATGTAGAGCTTGCATTAAAGAGGTTAAAAGATGCTGGAAATAACATTTCACAAACCAGCGAATATTTAATGTCTGAGCCTGTAGAATTTGCCAGTTCCAATATTTTTTGTAATATTGCAGCAATAATATTCACACCTCTTTCACCAATTCAACTGCTTGATTGTATTAAGAATATAGAAGTTGAGATGGGAAGAATTAATGATTCAAAAGTATCTGGAGGCTATACTGACAGGATAATAGACATTGATATCATTAAGTATAATGAATTAAATTTTCAATCAGAAAGATTAGAAATCCCTCATAAAAAGCATCTTTTTGAAAGGGATTTTTCCAGAGTATTATTAAAAGATTTTATTTAA
- a CDS encoding OmpA family protein, with translation MKLSLAIVAFALAIPSATYAQDSTAVSKGEYPNTFSSGSANVSPFTSQSKRFNDWSISAGVGVPLLQSADLTSIKNGNGKNLFGYSAYLSIDKAITHAFGINLQYDKGETRQGWFNTKNAAPDATAVGARTQYDAISILGDINFSNLLRRVDNHSPYRWALHGYAGIGTIAYRAYQKAGNGKQALMTEVKPFQLGSMFMQAGTGLKFKVNRRIDIEGRLMYVVTGDDEFDGGGDAYSAINKRSEQVSDNFFNATLGLSVKLGKHESHLMWHDPLQEIYYKLDVLANKNQDIEVCKKGDADNDGVCDDWDRQLDTPAGARVDGAGVALDTDLDGVIDLYDKCVTVPGPVENNGCPVATTGPVVETETKLEGIEFDLNSDRILPSNTPILNNAVNYINSSNGSYSVIGATDTRGTDAYNQKLSERRANNVKNYLIKNGVQTGKLQAVGKGEKDLKYPECEPATKCPEWKNRANRRVYFEAK, from the coding sequence ATGAAATTAAGTTTAGCAATTGTAGCATTTGCTTTGGCAATTCCTTCTGCCACTTATGCACAAGACTCAACGGCAGTTTCAAAAGGAGAATATCCTAATACATTTTCTTCGGGATCTGCTAATGTTTCCCCATTCACCAGTCAATCTAAAAGATTTAACGATTGGTCTATCTCTGCAGGGGTTGGAGTTCCACTTCTTCAGTCAGCAGATTTGACTTCAATCAAAAATGGTAACGGTAAGAACCTTTTTGGATATTCAGCCTATCTAAGTATTGACAAAGCAATTACACATGCTTTCGGAATCAATTTACAGTATGACAAAGGTGAAACCAGACAAGGATGGTTCAACACTAAAAATGCAGCACCAGATGCAACAGCAGTAGGAGCAAGAACTCAGTATGATGCGATCTCTATCTTAGGAGACATTAACTTTTCTAATTTATTAAGAAGAGTTGATAATCATTCTCCTTACAGATGGGCTCTTCATGGATATGCAGGTATTGGTACTATTGCCTATAGAGCATACCAGAAAGCAGGTAACGGAAAGCAGGCATTGATGACAGAAGTAAAACCTTTCCAATTAGGTTCTATGTTCATGCAGGCTGGTACAGGTCTGAAATTTAAAGTGAACAGAAGAATTGATATTGAAGGTAGATTAATGTATGTGGTAACCGGTGATGACGAATTTGATGGTGGCGGTGATGCTTACAGTGCTATCAACAAACGTTCTGAGCAGGTTTCTGACAACTTCTTCAATGCAACTTTAGGTCTTTCTGTAAAATTAGGAAAACATGAGTCTCATCTAATGTGGCATGACCCACTTCAGGAAATCTATTACAAACTGGATGTACTGGCTAATAAAAACCAGGATATCGAAGTATGTAAAAAAGGAGATGCTGATAACGATGGGGTATGTGACGATTGGGACAGACAGCTTGACACTCCTGCAGGAGCAAGAGTGGACGGTGCCGGAGTTGCGCTTGATACTGACCTTGATGGTGTAATTGACCTTTACGACAAGTGTGTAACGGTTCCTGGACCTGTTGAAAACAATGGATGTCCTGTAGCAACAACAGGACCTGTAGTAGAAACAGAAACTAAATTGGAAGGAATCGAATTTGATTTAAATTCTGACAGAATTTTACCTTCAAACACTCCAATCTTAAATAATGCTGTAAACTATATTAATTCTTCAAATGGTTCTTATAGTGTAATCGGAGCTACTGATACAAGAGGTACTGATGCTTACAACCAAAAACTATCTGAAAGAAGAGCAAACAACGTTAAGAACTATCTGATCAAAAACGGTGTTCAAACTGGTAAATTACAGGCAGTAGGAAAAGGTGAAAAAGACCTTAAATACCCTGAGTGTGAACCAGCAACAAAGTGCCCTGAATGGAAAAACAGAGCCAACAGAAGAGTATACTTCGAAGCTAAATAA
- a CDS encoding OmpA family protein, with product MKLSLAIVAFALAIPSATYAQDSTADSGGKYPNTFSSGSANVAPFTNQSKRFNDWSVSVGAGVPLLQSADLTSIKNGNGKNLFGYSAYVSIDKAITHAFGINLQYDKGETRQGWFNTKNAAPDATAVGARTQYDAISILGDINFSNLLRRVDNHSPYRWALHGYAGIGTIAYRAYQKDGNNKQTLMTEIKPFQLGSMFMQAGTGLKFKVNRRIDIEGRLMYVVTGDDEFDGGGDAYSAINKRSEQVSDNFFNATLGLTFKLGKHESHLMWHDPLQEIYYKLDVLANKNQDIEVCKKGDADNDGVCDDWDRQLDTPAGARVDGAGVALDVDLDGVIDLYDKCVTVPGPVENNGCPIKKDNKETAVEVEKTLKDIYFNFNKATIRPESNEKLDLAASIIKENGGNYLLTGHTDIKGNAAYNLRLSKERAAAVVGALETRGINENVLKSRGVGSAEATIPASASDAERMADRKVTVRFVETSEWDSIKKKDYEDAPVKKAVKKVPAKKKKK from the coding sequence ATGAAATTAAGTTTAGCAATTGTAGCATTTGCTTTGGCAATTCCTTCTGCCACTTATGCACAAGACTCAACTGCTGATTCAGGTGGAAAATACCCAAATACATTTTCTTCGGGATCTGCCAATGTTGCTCCATTCACGAACCAGTCTAAGAGATTTAACGATTGGTCTGTTTCAGTAGGAGCTGGAGTTCCACTTCTTCAGTCAGCAGATTTAACCTCTATCAAAAATGGTAACGGTAAAAACCTTTTTGGATATTCAGCCTATGTAAGTATTGATAAAGCAATTACACATGCTTTCGGAATCAATCTACAATATGACAAAGGTGAAACCAGACAAGGATGGTTCAATACTAAAAACGCAGCACCAGATGCAACAGCAGTAGGAGCAAGAACTCAGTATGATGCGATCTCTATCTTAGGAGACATTAACTTTTCTAATTTATTAAGAAGAGTTGATAACCATTCTCCTTACAGATGGGCTCTTCATGGATATGCAGGTATTGGTACTATTGCCTACAGAGCATACCAGAAAGACGGGAATAACAAACAGACATTGATGACTGAAATTAAACCTTTCCAGTTAGGTTCTATGTTCATGCAGGCTGGTACAGGTCTGAAGTTTAAAGTGAACAGAAGAATTGATATTGAAGGTAGATTAATGTATGTAGTAACCGGTGATGACGAATTTGATGGTGGCGGTGATGCTTACAGTGCTATCAACAAGCGTTCTGAGCAGGTTTCTGACAACTTCTTCAATGCAACTTTAGGTCTTACTTTCAAATTAGGAAAACATGAGTCTCACCTAATGTGGCATGACCCACTTCAGGAAATCTATTACAAACTGGATGTATTGGCTAATAAAAACCAGGATATCGAAGTATGTAAAAAAGGAGATGCTGATAACGATGGGGTATGTGACGATTGGGACAGACAGCTTGACACTCCTGCAGGAGCAAGAGTAGATGGTGCCGGAGTTGCTCTTGATGTTGACCTGGATGGCGTAATTGATCTTTACGACAAATGTGTAACGGTTCCTGGACCTGTTGAAAACAATGGATGTCCTATCAAAAAAGACAACAAGGAGACTGCTGTAGAAGTAGAGAAAACCCTTAAAGATATTTATTTCAATTTTAATAAAGCGACTATCAGACCTGAATCTAATGAAAAACTAGACCTGGCTGCTTCAATTATTAAGGAAAACGGAGGTAACTATCTATTGACAGGACATACTGATATCAAAGGAAATGCAGCTTACAACTTAAGACTGTCTAAAGAAAGAGCAGCTGCTGTTGTAGGAGCTCTGGAAACCAGAGGTATCAATGAAAATGTACTGAAATCAAGAGGAGTAGGCTCTGCAGAAGCTACTATCCCTGCATCAGCTTCTGATGCTGAAAGAATGGCGGATAGAAAAGTTACGGTAAGATTTGTAGAAACATCAGAATGGGATTCTATCAAAAAGAAAGACTATGAAGATGCGCCTGTAAAAAAAGCAGTAAAAAAAGTACCTGCTAAGAAAAAGAAGAAATAA
- a CDS encoding M12 family metallopeptidase has translation MNKKPNNLFSRQILTGRTVFMSLVIAAVLTSCSKNNEEITSEAQTNAFTTENVKKGQLNGQEISYERKNGMNFFQGDIVLSDKQLAEGSELNKGGASYSRWPSSKIYYTVASNMGSINANKITSAVNEYNTKTNTQWIPRTNQTNYVEFIFGSSSGSDGWAHIGYQGGKQTVSLDQYISVGSVIHEMGHTIGLYHEHTRKDRDQYVKILWNNIQSGQSYNFNIYSSGTDIGPFNINSVMMYWPTSYSKNGLPTITRADNSSFTYNRTGFTTGDINTINAMYP, from the coding sequence ATGAACAAAAAACCAAACAATCTGTTTTCCCGGCAGATTCTGACAGGAAGAACTGTCTTTATGAGCCTTGTTATTGCTGCAGTATTAACATCTTGTAGTAAAAACAATGAAGAAATAACCTCCGAAGCTCAAACTAATGCTTTTACTACTGAAAATGTCAAAAAAGGGCAATTGAATGGCCAGGAAATTAGTTATGAAAGAAAAAACGGAATGAATTTTTTCCAGGGAGACATTGTTCTCTCCGACAAACAGCTGGCAGAAGGCAGTGAACTCAATAAGGGCGGTGCAAGCTATTCAAGATGGCCAAGCAGTAAAATTTATTATACTGTTGCCAGTAATATGGGATCTATCAATGCTAATAAAATTACTTCTGCCGTGAATGAGTACAATACAAAAACAAATACTCAGTGGATTCCACGTACCAACCAAACAAATTATGTAGAATTTATTTTTGGAAGTTCATCAGGATCAGACGGCTGGGCTCATATTGGATATCAGGGAGGAAAACAAACTGTTTCTTTGGATCAATATATTTCTGTAGGATCGGTAATTCATGAGATGGGACATACGATAGGGCTTTATCATGAACACACCCGCAAAGACAGAGATCAATATGTAAAAATTCTTTGGAATAATATCCAAAGTGGGCAGTCATATAATTTCAATATTTATAGCTCGGGGACAGATATAGGACCATTCAATATCAATTCAGTGATGATGTACTGGCCGACTTCTTATTCTAAAAACGGGCTTCCAACTATTACAAGAGCAGATAATTCAAGCTTTACATATAATAGAACAGGTTTTACAACCGGGGATATCAATACCATTAATGCTATGTACCCTTAA
- the ribB gene encoding 3,4-dihydroxy-2-butanone-4-phosphate synthase gives MSDIKLNTIPEAIEDLKNGKIIIVVDDEDRENEGDFLCAAELTTPEIINFMALHGRGLICMPLPEKRCDELGLEVMVSRSSDPKETAFTVSVDLLGNGTSTGISAGDRAKTILALMDEKSKPTDFMRPGHIFPLRARKGGVLKRAGHTEAAIDLTNLSGLKEGGVICEIMNEDGTMSRLPELHAFAQKHDMKIVSIEDLIHYQLKKGNLVERLEEKKVKTHYGEFDFYAFRETSNDQIHFALTKGTWTVDEPVLVRVQSSDSYFDVLTRLNNGEKPLLEKVTGMVNEAGKGAIIFINNVSNSENTLRKLQQFLNYQDGQEQHPTLAYNYRDYGIGTQILKNLGINKFKVITQNPNIKPQVGGYDVEVTEMVQL, from the coding sequence ATGTCCGATATTAAATTAAATACTATTCCAGAGGCTATTGAAGACCTTAAAAATGGTAAAATAATCATAGTAGTAGATGACGAAGACAGAGAAAATGAAGGAGATTTTCTTTGTGCAGCAGAGTTGACAACACCGGAAATTATCAATTTTATGGCTCTTCACGGAAGAGGGCTTATTTGTATGCCGCTTCCTGAAAAAAGATGTGATGAACTTGGGCTTGAAGTGATGGTAAGCAGAAGCAGTGATCCTAAAGAAACGGCTTTTACTGTATCGGTTGACCTTTTAGGAAACGGAACATCTACCGGAATTTCTGCAGGAGACAGAGCCAAAACAATTTTAGCACTGATGGATGAGAAATCCAAGCCTACAGACTTTATGAGACCTGGCCACATTTTCCCGCTTCGTGCAAGAAAAGGAGGAGTATTGAAAAGAGCCGGACATACTGAAGCTGCCATTGATCTTACTAACTTATCAGGTTTGAAAGAAGGCGGTGTGATCTGTGAGATTATGAATGAAGATGGTACAATGTCCCGTCTGCCTGAACTTCATGCATTCGCTCAGAAGCACGATATGAAGATCGTTTCTATTGAAGATCTTATTCATTACCAACTTAAAAAAGGAAACCTGGTAGAAAGACTTGAGGAGAAAAAAGTAAAAACGCACTACGGTGAGTTTGATTTTTATGCTTTCAGAGAAACTTCCAATGACCAGATCCACTTTGCACTGACAAAAGGAACATGGACTGTAGATGAGCCGGTTTTGGTGAGAGTACAGTCTTCAGATTCTTATTTTGATGTATTGACAAGATTAAACAACGGTGAGAAGCCATTATTGGAAAAAGTAACAGGTATGGTAAATGAAGCTGGAAAAGGTGCAATCATTTTCATCAATAATGTTTCTAACTCTGAAAATACATTGAGAAAACTTCAGCAGTTCCTGAACTATCAGGACGGGCAGGAGCAGCATCCTACTTTAGCATACAATTACAGAGATTATGGAATTGGAACGCAGATCTTAAAGAATTTAGGAATCAACAAGTTCAAAGTAATCACTCAAAACCCTAATATCAAGCCTCAGGTTGGAGGATATGATGTAGAGGTTACTGAGATGGTACAACTATAA
- a CDS encoding ATP-dependent DNA helicase RecQ — protein sequence MISPQDFQKLKYDTLKYFWGYTEFRDAQEEIINAVINEKDTLVLLPTGAGKSLCYQLPALLKEGTCLVVSPLLALMKDQVNQLKSRGIEAEYLSSELDEYDVETIYNRCKEGLTKLLYVSPERLTNSQFIQNMQEIQLSFIAVDEAHCISEWGQDFRPSYQNIKGFRSNNPEIPCLALTATATPKVLEEIKNKLELKKPFVFQKSFKRDNIKIFSDEVSDKFQRVFDILKYSNDSGIVYVRTRKEAELLAEFLKKNQLKNVDYFHAGLTTREKNTRQNLWNNSDNHVLISTNAFGMGIDKDNVRFVIHYSPAASLENYYQEIGRAGRDGKDSFAFMLWNKQELLNFDQILKNQTPNKAEFLKIISYLYSIFQVAEFELPEKTFQLNTLGIQNFTKLSKAKINNILNFLHNQEIIYYNENKSLSSLELFIKADEIDQLPQKDAHFIELLFRTVSGITTHKVMFSEQQVSNKINVGVPLIKERLKELQQKNYLEYIDGALSSIKFLKPRDERAVNSAYWKVFEHIQRNKIQKWEEMKFYAENNKYCKMKLILAYFGEKNSKNCGQCSVCEKNKQSMFGKNISQQIINLLTKKPATIEELSIQLSYHSKENILENLIFLLDSGKVRMLNFRTYELNQ from the coding sequence ATGATTTCGCCGCAGGATTTTCAAAAGCTCAAATATGATACCCTTAAGTATTTCTGGGGTTACACCGAATTCAGAGATGCTCAGGAAGAAATTATTAATGCCGTCATTAATGAAAAAGACACGCTGGTTCTGTTACCCACAGGAGCAGGGAAATCGCTATGCTATCAGTTGCCCGCTTTATTGAAAGAAGGAACCTGCCTGGTAGTTTCTCCTTTACTTGCATTGATGAAAGATCAGGTAAATCAGCTTAAATCCCGTGGCATTGAAGCAGAATATCTTTCTTCCGAACTGGATGAATATGATGTTGAAACAATTTACAATCGCTGTAAAGAAGGCCTCACAAAATTACTCTATGTTTCTCCTGAAAGACTTACCAATAGCCAGTTTATTCAGAACATGCAAGAAATCCAGTTATCTTTTATTGCAGTTGATGAAGCTCACTGTATTTCAGAATGGGGCCAGGATTTCAGACCAAGCTATCAGAATATTAAAGGGTTCAGAAGCAACAATCCTGAGATCCCCTGCCTTGCCCTGACCGCAACGGCAACTCCAAAAGTTCTGGAAGAAATCAAAAATAAATTAGAACTGAAGAAACCTTTTGTTTTCCAAAAAAGTTTTAAGAGAGATAATATCAAAATATTTTCAGATGAAGTATCTGATAAATTCCAACGTGTTTTTGATATTTTAAAATACAGCAACGATTCTGGAATTGTATATGTAAGAACCAGAAAAGAAGCTGAACTGCTGGCAGAATTTTTGAAAAAAAATCAACTGAAAAATGTAGATTATTTTCACGCAGGCTTAACGACCAGAGAAAAAAACACCAGACAGAATCTTTGGAACAACAGTGACAACCATGTTCTTATTTCTACCAATGCCTTTGGGATGGGTATTGACAAAGATAATGTACGTTTTGTAATTCACTATTCTCCTGCCGCCTCGCTGGAAAACTATTATCAGGAAATCGGAAGGGCCGGAAGGGATGGAAAAGACAGTTTTGCCTTCATGCTTTGGAATAAACAGGAACTCCTGAATTTTGATCAGATCTTAAAAAATCAAACGCCCAACAAAGCAGAATTTTTAAAGATCATCAGCTACCTCTACTCTATTTTTCAGGTAGCAGAATTTGAACTTCCTGAAAAAACATTTCAGCTGAATACTCTGGGTATACAGAATTTTACCAAACTGTCGAAAGCAAAAATCAACAACATACTCAATTTTCTTCACAACCAGGAGATTATTTACTATAATGAAAATAAAAGTCTGTCCTCACTTGAACTGTTTATCAAAGCTGATGAGATAGATCAATTGCCACAAAAAGATGCTCATTTCATAGAGCTTCTTTTCCGTACTGTATCTGGCATCACTACTCACAAAGTAATGTTCAGTGAACAGCAGGTAAGCAATAAAATCAATGTCGGTGTCCCTTTGATCAAAGAACGTCTTAAGGAACTGCAGCAAAAGAATTATCTTGAATATATTGACGGTGCGCTTTCCAGTATTAAATTCCTTAAACCCCGTGATGAAAGAGCGGTAAATAGTGCTTATTGGAAGGTATTTGAACATATTCAGAGAAACAAAATCCAGAAATGGGAAGAGATGAAGTTTTACGCAGAAAATAATAAATACTGTAAAATGAAACTCATCCTAGCCTATTTTGGCGAAAAAAATTCAAAAAACTGTGGCCAGTGTTCTGTTTGTGAAAAAAATAAACAGTCAATGTTTGGCAAGAATATTTCTCAGCAGATCATCAATTTATTAACTAAAAAGCCGGCAACGATTGAAGAGCTTTCTATACAGCTGAGTTATCATTCTAAAGAGAATATCTTAGAAAATCTTATTTTCCTTTTAGATTCCGGAAAAGTAAGAATGCTGAACTTCAGGACTTACGAACTGAATCAGTAA
- the fmt gene encoding methionyl-tRNA formyltransferase yields MKSLKVVFLGTPEFAKTSLEAIHQSHHQVVGVVTVADKASGRGQKIHQSPVKVYAEENNIPVFQPEKLRNPEFLEELRNLDADVFVVVAFRMMPKVLFEMPKMGTFNLHASLLPDYRGAAPINYAVINGEKKSGATTFFINEKIDEGNILLQQEIEILPDENAGSLHDRLMEMGSGLVVKTLDGLAENAIEEKPQPQVEHPKNAYKIFKEDTRIKWDQSSKTVHQFILGMSPYPAAFTTLKIENEEKGLKIFGGKFELSDHEKPAGTLDISKNEFKIYTQDGIYYPLELQLEGKKRMTVKDFLNGFRNFDGISLT; encoded by the coding sequence ATGAAATCATTGAAAGTCGTTTTTTTAGGGACTCCTGAGTTTGCAAAAACTTCTTTGGAGGCAATCCATCAATCTCACCATCAGGTGGTAGGTGTTGTAACTGTAGCTGATAAAGCAAGTGGACGTGGGCAGAAAATACACCAATCCCCTGTAAAAGTTTATGCTGAAGAAAATAATATTCCTGTCTTTCAGCCGGAAAAGTTGAGAAATCCTGAGTTTTTGGAAGAACTTAGAAACCTGGATGCCGATGTTTTTGTAGTAGTGGCTTTCAGAATGATGCCCAAAGTTCTTTTTGAAATGCCTAAAATGGGTACCTTCAATCTTCATGCATCTTTACTGCCGGATTACAGAGGAGCTGCTCCCATCAATTATGCAGTAATTAACGGTGAAAAAAAATCAGGAGCAACGACTTTCTTTATTAATGAAAAAATTGATGAAGGTAATATTCTTCTTCAACAGGAAATAGAAATTTTACCTGACGAAAATGCAGGAAGCCTTCACGACAGACTCATGGAAATGGGTTCAGGACTAGTCGTTAAAACACTAGATGGTCTGGCTGAAAATGCCATTGAAGAAAAACCTCAGCCACAGGTAGAACATCCTAAGAATGCTTATAAAATTTTCAAGGAAGATACAAGAATCAAGTGGGATCAATCTTCAAAAACTGTTCATCAGTTTATTCTGGGAATGTCGCCTTATCCTGCAGCTTTCACTACTTTAAAAATTGAAAACGAAGAAAAAGGATTAAAAATATTCGGCGGTAAATTTGAACTTTCTGATCATGAAAAACCGGCAGGAACTTTAGATATTTCCAAAAATGAATTTAAAATCTATACTCAGGACGGAATTTATTATCCTCTGGAACTTCAGTTGGAAGGTAAAAAAAGAATGACTGTAAAAGATTTCTTAAATGGTTTCAGAAATTTTGATGGAATCTCATTAACATAA
- a CDS encoding LLM class flavin-dependent oxidoreductase: protein MKNFEISVLDLAPVKQGKSIHDTFQDSLSLANHAENLDYKRFWLAEHHNMESIASSATSVLIGFIANGTKKIRVGSGGIMLPNHSSLIIAEQFGTLESLFPGRIDLGVGRAPGTDGLTAQALGRNPAIINEQFPRQILELQRYFSKENSDAMVRAIPGEGLDIPIYILGSSTDSAWLAAELGLPYAFAGHFAPEQMEMAFKIYREHFEPSKYLDKPYIIACVNGVAAETSEEAHKISTTLFQAFINIVRNDRKPFAPPVDDMDEIWSPMEKSMVLQKLRYTFIGDQAEVQEELKSFQEKFQVDELIINSHIYDHQKRLRSYEIFREAANSIQSVINHS, encoded by the coding sequence ATGAAAAATTTTGAAATTTCTGTTTTAGATCTTGCACCAGTAAAGCAAGGTAAAAGCATTCACGATACTTTTCAGGACAGCTTATCATTAGCCAATCACGCTGAAAATTTAGACTATAAAAGATTCTGGCTTGCAGAACATCACAATATGGAAAGTATTGCCAGTTCGGCAACTTCTGTTTTGATTGGGTTTATTGCCAATGGGACCAAAAAAATCAGAGTAGGTTCTGGAGGAATTATGCTTCCCAACCATAGTTCTCTGATTATTGCAGAACAGTTCGGTACTTTGGAGTCTCTTTTTCCCGGAAGAATAGATCTTGGAGTTGGGAGAGCACCCGGAACGGACGGATTGACGGCTCAGGCTTTAGGAAGAAATCCTGCAATTATTAATGAACAGTTTCCAAGACAGATTCTGGAACTTCAAAGATATTTTTCTAAGGAAAATTCAGATGCTATGGTTCGTGCTATTCCCGGAGAAGGGCTGGATATACCAATTTATATTCTGGGATCAAGTACAGACAGTGCTTGGCTGGCGGCGGAACTTGGTTTGCCGTATGCATTTGCAGGACATTTTGCTCCGGAGCAGATGGAAATGGCTTTTAAAATATACAGAGAACATTTTGAACCTTCAAAATATCTGGATAAACCTTATATCATTGCCTGTGTAAACGGTGTAGCAGCAGAAACTTCAGAGGAAGCTCATAAAATCTCCACCACTTTATTTCAGGCCTTCATCAATATTGTAAGAAATGACAGAAAACCTTTCGCTCCGCCTGTTGATGATATGGACGAAATCTGGTCTCCAATGGAAAAATCCATGGTTTTACAGAAGTTGAGATATACTTTTATTGGTGATCAGGCTGAAGTTCAGGAAGAGCTTAAAAGTTTCCAGGAAAAATTCCAGGTTGATGAACTGATCATCAATTCGCATATTTATGATCATCAGAAAAGATTGAGATCTTATGAGATTTTCAGAGAGGCAGCTAACTCTATCCAAAGCGTAATAAACCATTCATAA